From Aspergillus chevalieri M1 DNA, chromosome 4, nearly complete sequence, a single genomic window includes:
- the TFB4 gene encoding TFIIH/NER complex subunit TFB4 (BUSCO:EOG0926369X;~COG:K;~EggNog:ENOG410PIUI;~InterPro:IPR004600,IPR036465;~PFAM:PF03850;~go_component: GO:0000439 - transcription factor TFIIH core complex [Evidence IEA];~go_process: GO:0006289 - nucleotide-excision repair [Evidence IEA];~go_process: GO:0006355 - regulation of transcription, DNA-templated [Evidence IEA]) yields the protein MNPIDATEHYETSAHDPAPSLLTIILDTNPHAWSLLESSLPFSQAVANILVFLNAHLACNYANEVAVVASHNHQASWLYPTETHRGKGTDTDGDVSMNQNNGQDGQAPNGQVNKYEPFRVVEEQVTRNLRQLLDSTPASTLTSTTSTMMAGALTLALSHINRRAIAWSEAHGGAGDASRASGDATTMGYSGSKETGPEGELQSRILVVSVSSSTDSAHQYIPIMNGIFACQRLRIPIDVCKLSGDAVFLQQASDATRGVYMALSEPRGLLQYLMMAFLPDQRSRKHLVLPTRVDVDFRAACFCHRRVVDVGFVCSICLSIFCEPPENGDCLTCGTHLEMGDYGAKPAVVARKKKKKKARPNGTAATPTPTPTPGP from the exons ATGAATCCCATAGACGCAACGGAGCACTACGAAACCAGTGCTCACG ACCCCGCCCCCTCCCTCCTAACCATCATCCTCGACACAAACCCGCACGCCTGGTCCCTCCTCGAATCCTCCCTCCCCTTCTCCCAAGCTGTCGCCAACATCCTCGTCTTCTTAAACGCGCATTTGGCCTGCAACTATGCCAACGAAGTCGCCGTCGTCGCATCACATAATCACCAAGCGTCGTGGCTCTATCCGACAGAGACACACCGTGGCAAAGGCACGGATACGGACGGGGATGTTTCCATGAACCAGAACAACGGGCAAGATGGACAAGCGCCGAACGGCCAGGTAAACAAATACGAACCCTTCCGCGTCGTCGAGGAACAAGTTACCCGAAATCTGCGCCAGCTTCTCGACTCAACGCCCGCCTCCACGCTTACAAGTACGACATCGACGATGATGGCCGGCGCGCTAACGCTCGCCCTCTCGCACATCAACCGTCGCGCAATAGCCTGGTCCGAAGCACACGGTGGTGCGGGGGACGCCTCGCGCGCTTCCGGCGACGCAACGACAATGGGATACAGCGGGAGCAAGGAAACGGGACCCGAGGGCGAACTACAATCCCGGATACTAGTCGTGAGCGTGAGCAGTTCGACGGATTCTGCGCATCAGTACATTCCCATTATGAATGGGATATTTGCGTGTCAGAGGTTGAGGATTCCAATTGATGTGTGCAAGTTGAGTGGGGATGCGGTGTTTTTGCAGCAGGCATCAGATGCTACGAGGGGGGTTTACATGGCACTCTCGGAACCGAGGGGGTTGCTGCAATATTTGATGATGGCATTTTTGCCGGATCAGAGGTCGAGGAAACATCTTGTGCTGCCTACGCGTGTTGATGTGGATTTTCGGGCTGCTTGTTTCTGTCATCGACGCGTGGTGGATGTTGGTTTTGTTTGCTCGATCTGTCTGAGTATCTTTTGCGAACCTCCGGAAAATGGTGACTGTTTGACCTGCGGTACACATCTCGAAATGGGCGACTACGGCGCAAAACCGGCCGTCGTGGCtcgcaagaagaaaaagaaaaaggccCGTCCAAACGGGACGGCGGCTACACCAACTCCCACGCCAACACCAGGTCCTTGA
- a CDS encoding threonine aspartase 1 (COG:E;~EggNog:ENOG410PHRR;~InterPro:IPR000246,IPR029055,IPR037464;~MEROPS:MER0017622;~PFAM:PF01112;~go_function: GO:0004298 - threonine-type endopeptidase activity [Evidence IEA];~go_function: GO:0016787 - hydrolase activity [Evidence IEA]): MSRPRKGGDISAIFVHAGAGYHSHHNERSHLEACENAAKAAMALLKNGGSAVDAVELAIMLLEDSEITNAGYGSNLTLDGKVECDAAIIDHEGRSGAAGAVSHVKNPISLARVILDTSSNPLSLHRVPPNFLVGSGATDFAYENRLPVLPHDALIAEGAKQRWKRWSCELRHADMVAKKKAGAQQNLNDRHIRQPLQYNPAQLLTTPSSIATPVTSNADQASFPGFSAAPIQNQVQDTVVDEASSAQLQQSMDMDTPDFPTPDLRSGDDADDVSDTVGAIAVDSFGNIAAGSSSGGIGMKHPGRVGPAALLGIGTAVIPADPSDPDKAQVATVTSGTGEHIATTMAANTCALRIYYSQRKCSDGLFEEVTEDEALKGSIVTDFLGHPGVKRSHCEGAIGIMAVKKTVDGIYLFFGHNTESFALASMNSEDRKPVSVMSRNNKGHGNVAQGGRVCRRKRHKVASSRTGSSSQ; the protein is encoded by the exons ATGAGTCGTCCACGGAAGGGTGGTGATATCTCTGCCATCTTCGTCCACGCTGGAGCCGGTTACCACAGTCACCACAATGAGAGATCCCACCTAGAGGCCTGCGAGAA CGCTGCAAAAGCAGCAATGGCCCTGCTAAAGAACGGTGGGTCTGCTGTGGACGCAGTTGAACTTGCTATCATGTTGCTGGAGGACTCGGAAATCACCAATGCGGGTTACGGCAGCAACCTCACTTTAGATGGGAAGGTCGAATGCGACGCAGCCATCATTGACCACGAGGGGAGAAGCGGTGCAGCTGGGGCAGTTTCTC ACGTCAAAAACCCAATCTCCCTTGCGCGTGTTATTCTCGACACCTCGTCAAACCCGCTGTCCTTGCACAGAGTACCCCCGAACTTCCTCGTTGGATCAGGAGCGACTGATTTCGCATACGAAAATCGACTGCCCGTTCTCCCCCATGACGCCCTCATCGCAGAAGGAGCAAAACAACGATGGAAACGCTGGAGCTGTGAACTGCGACACGCGGATATGGTtgcaaagaagaaagccGGGGCGCAACAGAACCTCAATGATCGACATATTCGTCAGCCGCTACAATACAATCCGGCCCAATTGCTCACTACGCCTTCAAGTATAGCGACTCCTGTGACCTCTAATGCTGATCAAGCAAGCTTCCCGGGGTTCTCCGCTGCTCCTATCCAAAACCAAGTCCAAGATACCGTTGTTGACGAAGCCAGTAGTGCGCAACTCCAACAAtctatggatatggatactCCAGACTTTCCCACTCCAGATTTGCGCAGCGGTGATGATGCAGATGACGTCTCCGATACGGTAGGGGCAATAGCAGTCGACAGTTTTGGAAATATTGCGGCAGGGTCGTCTTCAGGAGGCATTGGCATGAAACATCCTGGTCGAGTTGGCCCTGCTGCACTATTGGGTATAGGCACCGCTGTGATCCCTGCGGATCCCAGTGATCCCGACAAGGCACAAGTTGCTACCGTCACCTCAGGAACCGGCGAGCACATTGCGACAACTATGGCAGCGAACACCTGTGCATTGCGGATCTACTACAGTCAGCGGAAGTGTTCGGATGGTCTGTTCGAGGAGGTCACTGAAGATGAGGCTTTGAAGGGATCTATCGTGACGGACTTTCTTG GACACCCCGGCGTGAAACGCAGCCATTGCGAAGGAGCGATCGGCATTATGGCGGTTAAGAAAACAGTCGACGGGATTTACCTCTTCTTTGGCCATAACACTGAGTCTTTC GctcttgcttcgatgaacaGCGAGGATAGGAAGCCCGTATCAGTCATGTCACGCAATAACAAGGGACATGGCAATGTCGCTCAGGGTGGCCGTGTTTGTCGGCGGAAGAG ACACAAAGTTGCTAGTTCTAGGACAGGGTCGAGTTCGCAGTG A
- the ARP3 gene encoding actin-related protein 3 (COG:Z;~EggNog:ENOG410PGM8;~InterPro:IPR020902,IPR004000,IPR043129;~PFAM:PF00022), which produces MASQTPAVVMDNGTGYSKLGFAGNDSPSFVFPTAIANKTGAGGSSSRPAVGNKPSFLSGGGGGASSNLSVKRGAEDLDYSIGDEALAAANGPGYDLKYPIRHGQIENWDSMERFWSKSIFKYLRVEPEDHYFLLTEPPLNPPENRENTAEIMFESFNCAGLYIAVQAVLALAASWTSSKVTDRSLTGTVIDSGDGVTHVIPVAEGYVIGSSIKSIPIAGRDITYFVQSLLRDRGEPDSSLKTAEKVKEEYCYVSPDIVKEFARYDREPDRFLQHTVTSPNGRTVNIDIGYERFLAPEIFFNPEIYSSDFLTPLPTVVDGVIQSSPIDVRRGLYKNIVLSGGSTLYKDFGRRLQRDIRHLVDARIRASEARSGGARSGGLDVAVVTHKRQRHGPWFGGSLLGQTPEFRSYCHTKAEYDEIGPSIVRRFALLGGPGT; this is translated from the exons ATGGCGTCCCAAACCCCAGCCGTTGTCATGGACAA CGGTACTGGATATTCGAAGCTTG GTTTCGCCGGTAACGACTCGCCTTCGTTCGTCTTCCCTACCGCGATTGCCAACAAGACCGGTGCCGGAGGGTCTTCCAGCAGACCCGCCGTTGGAAACAAACCATCGTTCCtgtctggtggtggtggtggggcAAGCTCCAACCTGTCAGTGAAGCGTGGTGCAGAGGACTTGGATTACTCTATCGGAGATGAAGCTTTGGCTGCTGCCAACGGTCCTGGATACGACCTGAAGTATCCGATTCGTCATGGTCAGATTGAGAATTGGGACTCGATGGAACGGTTCTGGTCGAAGTCGATCTTCAAGTACCTCCGGGTTGAGCCCGAGGACCATTACTTCCTTCTTACTGAACCA CCCCTGAATCCCCCCGAGAACCGTGAGAACACCGCCGAGATCATGTTCGAGTCGTTCAACTGCGCCGGTCTCTACATCGCGGTCCAGGCCGTCCTTGCGCTGGCTGCATCCTGGACGTCCTCGAAAGTGACCGATCGATCCCTGACCGGAACTGTCATCGACTCGGGTGACGGTGTGACCCATGTTATCCCCGTCGCGGAAGGCTACGTCATCGGATCCTCCATCAAGAGTATACCTATTGCCGGTCGAGACATCACCTACTTCGTGCAGAGCTTGCTTCGTGACCGTGGCGAGCCGGATAGCAGCTTGAAGACCGCAGAGAAGGTCAAGGAGGAATACTGTTACGTCAGCCCCGACATTGTTAAGGAATTTGCCCGCTACGACCGCGAGCCCGACCGCTTCCTGCAGCACACCGTAACCTCGCCCAACGGCCGAACAGTGAACATCGACATTGGGTACGAACGGTTCCTGGCCCCCGAAATCTTCTTCAACCCCGAAATCTATTCGTCCGACTTCCTGACCCCCCTGCCGACCGTCGTCGACGGCGTTATCCAATCCTCCCCGATTGATGTTCGGAGAGGTCTTTACAAGAACATTGTTCTGTCCGGAGGATCGACCCTATACAAGGACTTTGGCCGGCGTTTACAGCGTGATATCCGTCACTTGGTGGATGCTCGTATCCGTGCTTCGGAGGCACGCAGTGGAGGAGCCCGGAGTGGTGGTTTGGATGTGGCCGTCGTCACACACAAGCGGCAGAGGCACGGTCCCTGGTTCGGAGGTAGCTTGCTTGGCCAGACGCCTGAATTCCGGAGTTACTGCCACACCAAGGCAGAGTACGACGAGATTGGTCCCAGCATTGTCCGCAGATTCGCTTTGCTTGGTGGCCCTGGTACTTAG
- a CDS encoding alpha/beta hydrolase (CAZy:CE10;~COG:V;~EggNog:ENOG410PMNG;~InterPro:IPR029058,IPR013094;~MEROPS:MER0033237;~PFAM:PF07859;~go_function: GO:0016787 - hydrolase activity [Evidence IEA]), protein MSPSRIPETGSRTALDPQIQAFLTQNSSLQLGGTNFLAERKHHTQVFAFHNHPQILQAAIDQVEFTAIRGPHGTIPIRVFYPKSGEKRKQARDAAALIYFHGGGYTVGTVDEFENGLRILAEESGAQVYAVEYRLAPEWQFPTQLDEYQEVLEWVQGKGGAERGVNPQRVCGGGDSAGGNMTAALTLRVKDGKGGKAQPMRAQILLYPEARIPFDTPAAAENNSGIYLECNGIFSFADHYLPRGTPPSHRYISPGMQPISSLRDLPAAAVYTNGFDPLRDVGVEYASKLDEAGNQVVWHHFDTLPHGFLQMAPWSEKAMEATKQVGKNLRELAYGK, encoded by the coding sequence ATGTCCCCAAGTCGCATCCCAGAGACGGGCAGCAGAACAGCCCTAGACCCCCAAATCCAAGCATTCCTCACCCAAAACTCGTCCCTCCAACTAGGAGGCACCAACTTCTTAGCCGAGCGCAAGCACCACACTCAAGTCTTCGCCTTCCACAACCACCCACAAATCCTGCAAGCCGCAATTGACCAAGTCGAATTCACGGCCATCCGCGGCCCGCACGGAACGATCCCAATTCGAGTCTTTTATCCCAAAAGCGGCGAGAAGCGGAAACAGGCCCGGGATGCTGCAGCATTAATCTACTTTCATGGTGGAGGCTACACAGTCGGGACGGTGGACGAGTTTGAGAATGGCCTTCGGATACTGGCAGAGGAGAGTGGCGCGCAGGTCTACGCGGTCGAGTACCGACTAGCACCCGAATGGCAATTTCCGACACAGTTAGATGAATATCAAGAGGTACTGGAATGGGTCCAGGGTAAAGGTGGCGCCGAACGAGGTGTCAATCCCCAACGCGTCTGCGGCGGAGGCGACAGCGCCGGAGGAAACATGACCGCCGCGCTCACCTTGCGTGTTAAAGATGGGAAGGGCGGAAAAGCGCAACCCATGCGCGCACAGATCTTACTATACCCTGAAGCGCGAATCCCATTTGATACCCCAGCTGCAGCGGAAAATAACTCGGGGATCTACCTGGAATGCAATGGCATCTTCTCGTTCGCGGATCACTATCTCCCCCGTGGAACGCCGCCGTCGCATCGGTACATCTCGCCTGGGATGCAGCCAATCTCATCGTTACGAGATCTGCCCGCAGCGGCGGTCTATACCAATGGGTTTGATCCGTTGCGTGATGTTGGGGTGGAGTATGCGTCCAAGTTGGATGAGGCGGGTAATCAGGTGGTGTGGCATCATTTTGATACGCTCCCGCATGGGTTTTTGCAGATGGCCCCGTGGAGCGAGAAAGCTATGGAGGCGACGAAGCAGGTTGGTAAGAACTTGCGAGAGCTAGCCTATGGAAAGTAA
- a CDS encoding tellurite-resistance/dicarboxylate transporter family protein (COG:I;~EggNog:ENOG410Q2DC;~InterPro:IPR004695,IPR038665,IPR030185;~PFAM:PF03595;~TransMembrane:10 (i16-32o44-66i87-108o120-140i152-172o184-204i225-246o273-298i319-336o348-374i);~go_component: GO:0016021 - integral component of membrane [Evidence IEA];~go_function: GO:0015140 - malate transmembrane transporter activity [Evidence IEA];~go_process: GO:0055085 - transmembrane transport [Evidence IEA];~go_process: GO:0071423 - malate transmembrane transport [Evidence IEA]), with the protein MTGRVSIGQRIRQVSWGWYASSMSTGGIALLLNQTPHQFTGLKIIGKIVFILNLVVFSSITIAMGIRFISKPSTLKESFQNPQETHFFPTCVLAIATIIMGISSYGTSSCGPWLVVALRVLFWLYVAVATLVAISHNWYLYHSCMASRQTFALLRLLPSFPAMLSGTMASVLTSNQPVHHAKSMLIGGTTLQGFGFLMSLLVYAEYIFRANKDGLPSPLERPEMFIAVGPWSFTAVALIGMAQVAVEKWPQRYIISIADTSSVSPTSISAADIALVLATLSAVFMWMMALFFFCIAAISSLAACRVVKGKGKGELGMSMAWWSMVFPNTGFTLATIDIGEALQSEGILWVTSVMTILQVAVWLSVAIGTIWGVWNRELLWPAEVEGDEKES; encoded by the coding sequence ATGACCGGCCGCGTATCTATTGGACAGCGCATCCGCCAGGTCTCCTGGGGCTGGTACGCCAGCTCCATGAGTACCGGAGGCATTGCATTACTACTCAATCAGACACCACATCAATTTACAGGGCTGAAAATTATCGGAAAGATTGTGTTTATTCTGAACCTGGTTGTGTTTTCATCGATAACCATCGCAATGGGCATTCGGTTCATCAGCAAACCGTCGACGCTGAAGGAATCATTCCAGAACCCGCAGGAAACTCATTTCTTCCCGACTTGTGTGCTGGCAATCGCGACAATTATCATGGGCATCTCATCGTACGGCACATCGTCTTGCGGTCCGTGGTTAGTAGTAGCACTGCGCGTGCTTTTCTGGCTGTACGTCGCTGTCGCAACACTCGTTGCAATTTCCCATAACTGGTATTTGTATCATTCTTGTATGGCCAGTCGACAAACATTTGCGCTCCTCCGGCTTCTTCCATCATTTCCAGCAATGCTATCGGGGACCATGGCATCGGTGCTTACATCCAACCAACCCGTGCACCACGCCAAATCGATGCTCATTGGAGGAACGACACTGCAGGGCTTCGGATTCCTCATGTCACTCCTAGTATACGCAGAATATATCTTCCGCGCAAACAAAGACGGCCTACCATCACCACTCGAACGACCAGAAATGTTCATCGCCGTCGGACCGTGGAGCTTCACAGCGGTTGCCCTAATCGGCATGGCCCAAGTAGCCGTTGAAAAATGGCCACAACGCTACATCATCTCTATCGCAGACacctcctccgtctccccAACATCAATATCAGCAGCAGACATCGCACTAGTCCTCGCAACCCTGTCTGCAGTCTTCATGTGGATGATGGCattattcttcttctgcatcGCGGCCATCAGCAGTCTTGCCGCGTGCCGCGTGGTTAAAGGCAAGGGTAAAGGAGAGCTGGGAATGTCGATGGCATGGTGGAGTATGGTCTTTCCGAATACGGGGTTTACGTTGGCGACGATTGATATTGGGGAAGCGTTACAGTCGGAGGGGATATTGTGGGTTACGAGTGTGATGACTATTTTGCAGGTGGCGGTTTGGCTCAGTGTTGCCATTGGGACGATTTGGGGGGTTTGGAATAGGGAGTTGTTATGGCCGGCTGAGGTGGAGGGGGATGAAAAGGAGAGTTGA